The following coding sequences lie in one Metallumcola ferriviriculae genomic window:
- a CDS encoding NYN domain-containing protein, whose protein sequence is MEDILIVDGYNVISAWPELIALKNTSYAHARDKLLQILSDYRGFTGIEIVVVFDAHLVKGGIQRGETLAGIQVIFSGEGETADMIIEKLVDQLPGEMAIAVATSDWAEQRLVMQRGAMRLSARDLLRKVTHAKQNSQKYFINKKNDKAALDLRLAENVRKTLEKWRRGK, encoded by the coding sequence ATGGAAGACATTTTAATCGTAGATGGCTACAATGTTATCAGCGCCTGGCCGGAATTAATTGCGCTCAAGAATACCAGTTATGCCCACGCCAGGGACAAATTGCTGCAAATACTCAGTGACTATCGGGGATTTACCGGTATAGAAATTGTGGTGGTTTTTGACGCGCACTTGGTAAAGGGTGGTATCCAACGCGGGGAAACACTGGCGGGAATCCAAGTTATTTTCAGTGGTGAAGGGGAAACTGCTGATATGATTATTGAAAAACTGGTTGATCAATTACCCGGGGAAATGGCTATTGCGGTGGCAACATCGGATTGGGCGGAACAAAGGCTGGTTATGCAGCGTGGGGCAATGCGGTTATCTGCTCGTGACTTACTGCGGAAAGTAACTCATGCAAAACAGAACAGCCAAAAGTATTTCATTAATAAAAAAAACGATAAAGCTGCGTTGGACTTGAGATTAGCTGAAAATGTGAGGAAAACACTGGAAAA